In Streptomyces qaidamensis, one DNA window encodes the following:
- a CDS encoding NAD-glutamate dehydrogenase, giving the protein MQTKLDEAKAELLERAARVAENSPVGGHLPTGSTGEETPDAQKAPDRETLLTFLQRYYLHTAPEDLTDRDPVDVFGAAVSHYRLAENRPQGTANVRVHTPTVEENGWTCSHSVVEVVTDDMPFLVDSVTNELTRQGRGIHVVIHPQFVVRRDVTGRLIEVLSTPATGDLPHDAHVESWIHVEIDRETDRADLKQITADLLRVLSDAREAVEDWGKMREAAIRLAEGLPDEPIPGDLPGPQVEEARELLRWLADDHFTFLGYREYQLRDDDSLAAVPGTGLGILRADPHHAAEESHPVSPSFERLPADARAKAREHKLLVLTKANSRATVHRPSYLDYIGVKKFDADGNVIGERRFLGLFSSAAYTESVRRVPVIRRKVEEVLERAGFSPNSHDGRDLTQILETYPRDELFQTPVDELRAIVTSVLYLQERRRLRLYLRQDEYGRYYSALVYLPRDRYTTAVRLRIIEILKEELGGISVDFTAWNTESILSRLHFVVRVPQGTELPELSDSDKERIEARLVEAARSWEDAFAEALNAELGEEHAAEALRRYAHAFPEGYKADHNPRAAVADLVHLEQLNAEADKDFALSLYEPVGAAPEERRFKIYRTGDAISLSAVLPVLNRLGVEVVDERPYELRCSDRSVAWIYDFGLRMPRANGGADYFGDDARERFQDAFAATWTGKAENDGFNALVLSAGLTWRQAVVLRAYAKYLRQAASTFSQDYMEDTLRNNVHTTRLLVSLFEARMSPDRQRAGHEIVDALLEEVDAALDQVASLDEDRILRSFLTVIKATLRTNFFQEAAGGKPHDYVSMKFDPQAIPDLPAPRPAFEIWVYSPRVEGVHLRFGKVARGGLRWSDRREDFRTEILGLVKAQMVKNTVIVPVGAKGGFVAKQLPDPSVDRDAWLAEGVASYKTFISALLDITDNMVAGEVVPPADVVRHDEDDTYLVVAADKGTATFSDIANGVAEQYNFWLGDAFASGGSAGYDHKGMGITARGAWESVKRHFRDMGVDCQTEDFTVVGIGDMSGDVFGNGMLLSEHIRLVAAFDHRHIFIDPNPDAATSYAERRRLFELPRSSWEDYNTELLSAGGGIFPRTAKAIPVNAHIREALGIEAKVTKLTPADLMKAILHAPVDLLWNGGIGTYVKSSVESNTDVGDKANDSIRVDGKDLRVKVVGEGGNLGLTQLGRIEFALHGGRINTDAIDNSAGVDTSDHEVNIKILLNGLVTDGDMTVKQRNKLLAEMTDEVGRLVLRNNYAQNTAIANALAQSSAMLHAQQRFMKHLVRERHLDRALEFLPTDRQIRERLAQGQGLTGPETAVLLAYTKITVAEELLHTSLPDDPYLRGLLHAYFPTELREQFAERLDGHPLRREITTTVLVNDTVNTGGTTYLHRLREETGASLEEIVRAQTAARVIFRQSPVWDGVEALDNKVEAEVQTRIRLHARRLVERGTRWLLNNRPQPLELAGTVDFFAERVEQVWGQLPKLLRGADLEWYQKIYDELTGAGVPDELATRVAGFSSAFPTLDIVSIADRMGREPLDVAEVYYDLADRLRITQLMDRIIELPRADRWQSMARAAIREDLYAAHAALTADVLAVGNGTSTPEQRFKAWEQKNAAILGRARTTLEDIQSSDSFDLANLSVAMRTMRTLLRTHS; this is encoded by the coding sequence ATGCAGACCAAGCTGGACGAAGCCAAGGCCGAGTTGCTCGAGAGGGCCGCCCGGGTAGCTGAGAACAGCCCGGTCGGGGGGCACCTACCGACCGGGTCGACGGGCGAGGAGACCCCAGACGCCCAGAAGGCCCCGGACCGCGAGACCCTCCTCACGTTCCTCCAGCGTTACTACCTGCACACGGCCCCGGAGGACCTCACCGACCGCGACCCGGTCGATGTCTTCGGAGCTGCCGTATCGCACTACCGGCTGGCCGAGAACCGCCCCCAGGGCACGGCGAACGTCCGGGTGCACACCCCCACGGTGGAAGAGAACGGGTGGACCTGCAGCCACTCCGTGGTCGAGGTCGTCACCGACGACATGCCCTTCCTCGTCGATTCCGTCACCAATGAGCTGACGCGTCAGGGGCGTGGCATCCACGTCGTCATCCACCCCCAGTTCGTCGTGCGGCGCGACGTCACCGGCAGGCTCATCGAGGTCCTGTCGACCCCGGCCACCGGCGACCTTCCGCACGACGCGCACGTCGAGTCCTGGATCCACGTAGAGATCGACCGCGAGACCGACCGGGCCGATCTGAAGCAGATCACCGCCGACCTGCTGCGGGTGCTCTCCGACGCCCGTGAGGCCGTCGAGGACTGGGGCAAGATGCGGGAGGCGGCGATCCGGCTGGCGGAGGGGCTGCCGGACGAGCCCATCCCCGGCGACCTGCCCGGACCCCAGGTCGAGGAGGCCCGCGAGCTGCTGCGCTGGCTCGCCGACGACCACTTCACCTTCCTCGGCTACCGCGAGTACCAGCTGCGTGACGACGACTCGCTGGCCGCCGTGCCCGGCACCGGGCTCGGCATACTGCGCGCGGACCCGCACCACGCGGCCGAGGAGAGCCACCCCGTCAGCCCCTCGTTCGAGCGGCTGCCCGCCGACGCCCGGGCCAAGGCGCGCGAGCACAAGCTGCTCGTGCTGACCAAGGCGAACAGCCGGGCGACCGTGCACCGGCCCTCGTACCTGGACTACATCGGCGTCAAGAAGTTCGACGCGGACGGCAACGTCATCGGCGAGCGGCGCTTCCTCGGGCTGTTCTCCTCCGCCGCCTACACCGAGTCCGTGCGCCGGGTGCCGGTCATCCGGCGCAAGGTCGAGGAGGTCCTGGAGCGGGCCGGGTTCTCGCCCAACAGCCACGACGGGCGTGACCTGACACAGATCCTGGAGACGTACCCGCGCGACGAGCTGTTCCAGACCCCGGTCGACGAACTGCGGGCCATCGTCACCTCCGTCCTGTACCTCCAGGAGCGCAGGCGCCTCAGGCTCTACCTGCGCCAGGACGAGTACGGGCGCTACTACTCCGCCCTCGTCTACCTCCCGCGCGACCGCTACACCACGGCCGTGCGCCTGAGGATCATCGAGATCCTCAAGGAAGAGCTCGGCGGCATCAGCGTCGACTTCACGGCCTGGAACACCGAGTCGATCCTGTCCCGGCTGCACTTCGTGGTGCGCGTCCCGCAGGGCACCGAGCTGCCGGAGCTGTCCGACTCCGACAAGGAGCGCATCGAGGCCCGGCTGGTGGAGGCCGCCCGCTCCTGGGAGGACGCCTTCGCCGAGGCGCTCAACGCCGAGCTCGGCGAGGAGCACGCGGCGGAAGCGCTCCGCCGCTACGCGCACGCCTTCCCCGAGGGTTACAAGGCCGACCACAACCCGCGCGCCGCGGTCGCCGACCTCGTCCACCTGGAGCAGCTGAACGCCGAGGCGGACAAGGACTTCGCGCTCAGCCTGTACGAGCCGGTGGGCGCCGCCCCCGAGGAGCGCCGCTTCAAGATCTACCGCACGGGCGACGCGATCTCCCTCTCGGCCGTCCTGCCGGTCCTCAACCGGCTCGGCGTCGAGGTCGTCGACGAGCGGCCGTACGAGCTGCGCTGCTCGGACCGCAGCGTGGCCTGGATCTACGACTTCGGCCTGCGCATGCCCCGCGCGAATGGCGGCGCGGACTACTTCGGCGACGACGCCCGCGAGCGCTTCCAGGACGCCTTCGCCGCCACCTGGACCGGCAAGGCGGAGAACGACGGCTTCAACGCCCTCGTGCTGAGCGCCGGGCTGACCTGGCGCCAGGCCGTGGTGCTGCGCGCCTACGCCAAGTACCTGCGTCAGGCGGCGTCGACGTTCAGCCAGGACTACATGGAGGACACCCTCCGCAACAACGTCCACACCACCCGCCTGCTCGTCTCCCTGTTCGAGGCGCGAATGTCGCCGGACCGGCAGCGCGCGGGGCACGAGATCGTGGACGCGCTGCTGGAGGAGGTCGACGCGGCCCTCGACCAGGTGGCCTCGCTCGACGAGGACCGGATCCTGCGGTCCTTCCTCACCGTCATCAAGGCGACGCTGCGGACCAACTTCTTCCAGGAGGCCGCGGGCGGCAAGCCGCACGACTACGTCTCCATGAAGTTCGACCCGCAGGCCATCCCCGACCTGCCGGCACCGCGCCCGGCGTTCGAGATCTGGGTGTACTCGCCGCGCGTCGAGGGCGTGCACCTGCGCTTCGGCAAGGTCGCACGCGGTGGTCTGCGCTGGTCCGATCGGCGTGAGGACTTCCGCACCGAGATCCTCGGCCTGGTCAAGGCGCAGATGGTGAAGAACACCGTCATCGTGCCGGTCGGCGCCAAGGGCGGTTTCGTCGCCAAGCAGCTGCCCGACCCGTCCGTGGACCGGGACGCGTGGCTCGCCGAGGGCGTCGCCAGCTACAAGACGTTCATCTCGGCGCTGCTCGACATCACCGACAACATGGTGGCGGGCGAGGTCGTGCCCCCGGCGGACGTCGTCCGGCACGACGAGGACGACACCTACCTCGTCGTCGCCGCCGACAAGGGCACGGCGACCTTCTCCGACATCGCCAACGGGGTCGCCGAGCAGTACAACTTCTGGCTCGGTGACGCCTTCGCCTCCGGCGGCTCCGCCGGCTACGACCACAAGGGCATGGGCATCACCGCCCGCGGCGCCTGGGAGTCGGTCAAGCGGCACTTCCGCGACATGGGCGTGGACTGCCAGACCGAGGACTTCACGGTCGTCGGCATCGGCGACATGTCCGGCGACGTGTTCGGCAACGGCATGCTGCTCTCCGAGCACATCCGCCTGGTCGCGGCCTTCGACCACCGGCACATCTTCATCGACCCGAACCCGGACGCCGCCACCTCCTACGCCGAGCGCCGTCGCCTGTTCGAGCTGCCCCGCTCCAGCTGGGAGGACTACAACACGGAGCTGCTGTCGGCCGGCGGCGGCATCTTCCCGCGCACGGCTAAGGCGATCCCGGTCAACGCGCACATCCGCGAGGCCCTCGGCATCGAGGCCAAGGTCACCAAGCTGACCCCGGCCGACCTGATGAAGGCGATCCTGCACGCGCCGGTGGACCTGCTGTGGAACGGCGGCATCGGCACGTACGTCAAGTCCTCCGTCGAATCGAACACGGACGTCGGCGACAAGGCCAACGACTCCATCCGCGTGGACGGCAAGGACCTGCGCGTCAAGGTCGTCGGCGAGGGCGGCAACCTCGGCCTGACCCAGCTCGGCCGGATCGAGTTCGCGCTGCACGGCGGCCGGATCAACACCGACGCCATCGACAACAGCGCGGGCGTGGACACCTCCGACCACGAGGTGAACATCAAGATCCTGCTCAACGGCCTGGTCACGGACGGCGACATGACCGTCAAGCAGCGCAACAAGCTGCTCGCCGAGATGACCGACGAGGTCGGCCGCCTGGTGCTGCGCAACAACTACGCGCAGAACACGGCGATCGCCAACGCCCTCGCCCAGTCCAGCGCCATGCTCCACGCCCAGCAGCGCTTCATGAAGCACCTGGTCAGGGAGAGGCACCTGGACCGGGCGCTGGAGTTCCTGCCCACCGACCGGCAGATCCGCGAGCGGCTCGCCCAGGGCCAGGGCCTGACCGGCCCGGAGACGGCCGTCCTGCTGGCGTACACGAAGATCACGGTCGCCGAGGAGCTGCTGCACACCTCGCTGCCCGACGACCCGTATCTGAGGGGTCTGCTGCACGCGTACTTCCCGACCGAGCTGCGCGAGCAGTTCGCCGAGCGGCTCGACGGCCACCCGCTGCGCCGCGAGATCACCACGACGGTCCTGGTCAACGACACGGTCAACACGGGCGGCACGACGTACCTGCACCGCCTGCGCGAGGAGACCGGCGCGTCGCTGGAGGAGATCGTGCGGGCGCAGACCGCGGCCCGGGTGATCTTCCGCCAGTCCCCGGTGTGGGACGGGGTCGAGGCGCTCGACAACAAGGTCGAGGCCGAGGTCCAGACCCGCATCCGGCTGCACGCGCGCCGCCTGGTGGAGCGCGGCACGCGCTGGCTGCTCAACAACCGGCCGCAGCCGCTGGAGCTCGCCGGCACGGTCGACTTCTTCGCCGAGCGGGTCGAGCAGGTCTGGGGACAGTTGCCGAAGCTGCTGCGCGGCGCCGACCTGGAGTGGTACCAGAAGATCTACGACGAGCTGACCGGCGCCGGTGTCCCGGACGAGCTCGCCACGCGGGTGGCGGGCTTCTCCTCGGCCTTCCCGACGCTCGACATCGTCTCGATCGCCGACCGCATGGGCCGGGAGCCGCTGGACGTCGCCGAGGTGTACTACGACCTCGCCGACCGGCTGCGCATCACCCAGCTCATGGACCGCATCATCGAGCTGCCCCGCGCCGACCGCTGGCAGTCCATGGCCCGCGCGGCGATCCGCGAGGACCTGTACGCGGCGCACGCGGCGCTGACCGCCGACGTCCTGGCCGTCGGCAACGGCACCTCGACGCCCGAGCAGCGCTTCAAGGCGTGGGAGCAGAAGAACGCGGCGATCCTGGGCCGGGCCCGCACCACACTGGAGGACATCCAGAGCTCCGACTCGTTCGACCTGGCCAACCTGTCGGTGGCCATGCGCACGATGAGGACGCTGCTGCGCACGCACTCGTAG
- a CDS encoding HAD family hydrolase has translation MGMKTGAHIVWDWNGTLFHDIDAIIGATNAAFAELGLEPLTLEKYRELYCVPVPKFYERLMGRLPTEAEWEAMDDVFHRYYAEHRTACGLTVGAVELLAGWRSTGRSQSILSMYVHEELVPLVRGFGIEPHFIRVDGRTGPSGGSKAEHMVRHLASLSGVAPERTVVIGDAADDAVAALHVGARAVLYTGGSHSRVSLEAVGVPVVDTLEEAVEEAERLAA, from the coding sequence ATGGGGATGAAGACGGGCGCGCACATTGTCTGGGACTGGAACGGCACGCTGTTCCACGACATCGACGCGATCATCGGGGCGACGAACGCGGCCTTCGCCGAGCTGGGGCTGGAGCCGCTGACGCTGGAGAAGTACCGGGAGCTGTACTGCGTGCCGGTGCCCAAGTTCTACGAGCGGCTGATGGGGCGGCTGCCGACCGAGGCGGAGTGGGAGGCGATGGACGACGTCTTCCACCGGTACTACGCCGAGCACCGGACGGCGTGCGGGCTGACGGTGGGGGCCGTGGAGCTGCTGGCCGGATGGCGCTCGACGGGTCGCAGCCAGTCGATCCTGAGCATGTACGTGCACGAGGAGCTCGTCCCGCTGGTGCGCGGGTTCGGCATCGAGCCGCACTTCATACGGGTGGACGGGCGGACCGGGCCGTCGGGGGGCAGCAAGGCCGAGCACATGGTGCGGCACCTGGCGTCGCTGAGCGGGGTGGCTCCGGAGCGCACCGTGGTGATCGGGGACGCGGCGGACGACGCCGTGGCCGCGCTGCATGTAGGGGCCCGGGCCGTGCTGTACACCGGCGGGTCGCACAGCCGGGTGAGCCTGGAAGCGGTCGGCGTTCCTGTCGTGGACACGCTGGAAGAAGCGGTCGAAGAGGCGGAGCGGCTCGCGGCCTGA
- a CDS encoding Rv3235 family protein, whose amino-acid sequence MLRHTRGRAYDELAWLAERGPLRTRGARPVVRDIGYYEPRPGAIEAFARVGAGDRLRAMAFRLELGQDRRWRCTAVELGGPRPPRPEAD is encoded by the coding sequence ATGCTCCGCCACACCCGCGGCCGCGCCTACGACGAGCTGGCCTGGCTGGCCGAACGCGGCCCTCTGCGCACGCGCGGCGCCCGTCCCGTCGTCCGTGACATCGGCTACTACGAGCCCCGCCCGGGCGCCATCGAGGCCTTCGCCCGTGTCGGTGCAGGCGACCGGTTGCGCGCCATGGCCTTCCGCCTGGAACTCGGGCAGGACCGCCGGTGGCGCTGCACGGCGGTCGAACTCGGCGGCCCCCGTCCGCCTCGCCCGGAAGCCGACTGA
- a CDS encoding GtrA family protein — MTVNVSEERVSAPALPVKRVVLEAVNFALVGGSGVAVNFLVFNVLLHGLHRDAMAATVLASLVAMGTNYLGFRYFAYRDRASRTRRQITLFFVFSALGVAMESGLFYAGYHGLGLDGPLEANAVKAVSIVLASAFRFLVYRTWVFQHDVPGA, encoded by the coding sequence GTGACTGTGAACGTTTCCGAGGAGCGGGTGTCCGCTCCCGCCCTCCCGGTCAAGCGCGTCGTCCTCGAAGCGGTGAACTTCGCTCTGGTCGGCGGCAGCGGCGTCGCCGTGAACTTCCTGGTGTTCAACGTGCTGCTGCACGGACTGCACCGGGACGCCATGGCGGCGACCGTCCTGGCCAGCCTGGTCGCCATGGGTACCAACTATCTCGGTTTCCGGTACTTCGCCTATCGCGACCGGGCGTCCCGCACCCGGCGTCAGATCACGCTGTTCTTCGTCTTCAGCGCCCTCGGCGTCGCCATGGAGAGCGGGCTGTTCTACGCCGGGTATCACGGCCTCGGCCTGGACGGGCCGCTCGAAGCGAATGCGGTCAAGGCGGTGTCCATCGTGCTGGCCTCGGCCTTCCGCTTCCTGGTGTACCGGACCTGGGTGTTCCAGCACGACGTACCAGGCGCCTAG
- a CDS encoding DUF6912 family protein, giving the protein MRVYVPLTLPGLAEAYRTGELGAGPLVAYAVTPGLREWYVSDDTEELEYAALGRAALASLRLLAAEPEAPPRRVVIAVDVADRAVSADPGRGPGPAPGEVRVAGAVPLGKAASVHVDATDAQADVTAAAEALPAADGGDDDAQSVVDGAEDHELLWFATQEIANLVGRGD; this is encoded by the coding sequence ATGCGTGTCTACGTGCCCCTGACCCTCCCCGGTCTCGCCGAGGCGTACAGGACGGGCGAGCTGGGAGCCGGGCCGCTCGTCGCCTACGCCGTGACGCCGGGGCTGCGCGAGTGGTACGTCTCGGACGACACCGAGGAACTGGAGTACGCGGCGCTCGGCCGGGCCGCGCTGGCCTCGCTGCGCCTGCTGGCGGCCGAACCCGAGGCGCCGCCGCGCCGGGTCGTGATCGCCGTCGACGTGGCCGACCGGGCCGTGAGCGCGGATCCCGGCCGGGGGCCCGGTCCGGCGCCGGGCGAGGTGCGGGTCGCGGGCGCGGTGCCGTTGGGCAAGGCGGCGTCGGTGCATGTCGACGCGACGGACGCCCAGGCCGATGTGACGGCGGCCGCCGAGGCGCTGCCGGCGGCGGACGGCGGGGACGACGACGCGCAGTCCGTCGTGGACGGCGCGGAGGACCACGAGCTGCTGTGGTTCGCCACGCAGGAGATCGCGAACCTGGTCGGGCGCGGGGACTGA
- a CDS encoding glycosyltransferase family 2 protein: protein MSTPDVTVTVIVHNDAERLPRAVESVRRQTHANLEIIISDDHSTDATPAVAQRLAVEDPRIRHLRLERNSGGCSAPRNRALQIARAPFLMFLDSDDELPDNAVELLLAAHREREIDFAMGAVQRVRVDNGRRSTWMPHLVAERRALDGIEADPRLLFEHLATSKMYARAFLDRHDLRFPEGIHYEDQLFSAQAYCLAKSFTIIPEPVYRWYVAPFAASEAASISNQRHKLANVRDRVHVQHLIDAFLAESGHESLREDKDHKFLKHDLRMYTGDLPYRDDAWLTSFADLVTPYLDTLTPGAFARLPRAERVVIQLIRDRRLPEARLAARGLGHGVAPRRVTADAEGCTYWGNRVPEAEWSRRELDISDLELETRPFPSAQFRHEITEITRGPGASIDLAIRTYDPALRLPVGPQRATLLIAPGGHRLHVHFRLSPVRPGIFEGHAHLDLGAARLPLQGFAGIRHPLLRLRHQGLSHTGLLLAPLTFPTLTTRVPSHHLTVEPEGHGAGRLQVRWEPVGVTAKLIRPTVRRVARPRVKSAARLVASALK from the coding sequence ATGAGCACCCCCGACGTCACCGTGACGGTCATCGTCCACAACGACGCCGAGCGCCTCCCCCGCGCCGTGGAGTCGGTCCGCCGCCAGACCCACGCCAACCTCGAAATCATCATCAGCGACGACCACTCCACCGACGCGACCCCCGCGGTGGCCCAGCGGCTCGCGGTCGAGGACCCCCGCATCCGCCACCTCCGCCTGGAGCGGAACAGCGGCGGCTGCAGCGCCCCGCGCAACCGCGCCCTGCAGATCGCGCGGGCGCCGTTCCTGATGTTCCTCGACAGCGACGACGAACTCCCCGACAACGCCGTCGAACTGCTGCTCGCCGCACACCGCGAACGCGAGATCGACTTCGCGATGGGCGCGGTGCAGCGGGTCCGGGTGGACAACGGCCGCCGCTCGACGTGGATGCCGCACCTGGTCGCCGAGCGCCGCGCCCTCGACGGCATCGAGGCCGACCCGCGCCTGCTCTTCGAGCACCTGGCCACCAGCAAGATGTACGCCCGCGCCTTCCTCGACCGGCACGACCTGCGCTTCCCCGAGGGCATCCACTACGAGGACCAGCTGTTCTCGGCGCAGGCGTACTGCCTGGCCAAGAGCTTCACGATCATCCCGGAACCGGTCTACCGCTGGTACGTGGCGCCCTTCGCGGCCTCCGAGGCCGCCTCGATATCCAACCAGCGGCACAAGCTCGCCAACGTCCGGGACCGGGTCCACGTCCAGCACCTCATCGACGCCTTCCTGGCCGAGAGCGGGCACGAGTCGCTGCGCGAGGACAAGGACCACAAGTTCCTCAAGCACGACCTCCGGATGTACACCGGTGACCTGCCCTACCGGGACGACGCCTGGCTGACGTCCTTCGCGGACCTCGTCACCCCCTACCTGGACACGCTCACCCCCGGCGCGTTCGCCCGTCTCCCGCGCGCCGAACGCGTCGTCATCCAGCTGATCCGCGACCGGCGCCTGCCGGAGGCCCGGCTGGCGGCCCGCGGCCTGGGGCACGGGGTGGCACCGAGGCGCGTGACAGCCGACGCGGAGGGGTGCACCTACTGGGGGAACCGCGTCCCCGAGGCGGAGTGGTCCCGCCGCGAACTGGACATCTCCGACCTGGAGCTGGAGACGCGCCCCTTCCCGAGCGCCCAGTTCCGCCACGAGATCACGGAGATCACCCGGGGCCCGGGCGCTTCGATCGACCTCGCGATCCGTACGTACGACCCGGCGCTGCGCCTTCCCGTCGGCCCCCAGCGCGCGACGCTCCTCATCGCCCCGGGCGGCCACCGTCTCCACGTCCACTTCCGCCTCTCCCCCGTCCGCCCCGGCATCTTCGAGGGCCACGCCCACCTCGACCTCGGGGCGGCCCGGCTCCCCCTCCAGGGCTTCGCGGGGATCCGCCACCCGTTGCTCCGCCTCCGGCACCAGGGCCTGTCCCACACGGGCCTGCTGCTGGCGCCCCTGACCTTCCCGACGCTGACGACACGCGTCCCGTCCCACCACCTGACGGTGGAACCGGAGGGCCACGGCGCGGGCCGCCTCCAGGTCCGCTGGGAACCGGTGGGAGTGACGGCGAAGCTGATCCGCCCGACGGTACGCAGGGTGGCCCGCCCGCGCGTGAAGTCGGCGGCGCGGCTGGTGGCGAGCGCGCTGAAGTAG